One Nyctibius grandis isolate bNycGra1 chromosome 17, bNycGra1.pri, whole genome shotgun sequence genomic window carries:
- the GNB1 gene encoding guanine nucleotide-binding protein G(I)/G(S)/G(T) subunit beta-1, protein MSELDQLRQEAEQLKNQIRDARKACADATLAQITANIDPVGRIQMRTRRTLRGHLAKIYAMHWGTDSRLLVSASQDGKLIIWDSYTTNKVHAIPLRSSWVMTCAYAPSGNYVACGGLDNICSIYNLKTREGNVRVSRELAGHTGYLSCCRFLDDNQIVTSSGDTTCALWDIETGQQTTTFAGHTGDVMSLSLAPDARCFVSGACDASAKLWDVREGMCRQTFTGHESDINAICFFPNGNAFATGSDDATCRLFDLRADQELMVYSHDNIICGITSVAFSKSGRLLLAGYDDFNCNVWDTLKADRAGVLAGHDNRVSCLGVTDDGMAVATGSWDSFLKIWN, encoded by the exons ATGAGTGAGCTTGACCAGTTACGCCAGGAGGCTGAGCAACTGAAAAACCAGATCAGA GATGCTAGGAAAGCATGTGCGGATGCCACCCTGGCTCAG ATCACAGCCAATATTGACCCAGTGGGGAGAATTCAAATGCGCACTAGAAGAACACTCCGGGGACACCTGGCTAAAATTTATGCAATGCACTGGGGGACTGATTCCAG GCTTCTAGTTAGTGCCTCCCAGGATGGCAAACTTATAATTTGGGACAGCTATACTACAAACAAG GTGCATGCTATTCCCCTGCGTTCATCTTGGGTCATGACTTGTGCATACGCTCCTTCTGGAAATTACGTGGCTTGTGGTGGTCTTGATAACATCTGTTCCATTTATAACTTGAAAACTCGCGAAGGGAATGTACGTGTCAGCCGTGAACTCGCTGGTCACACAG gataTTTGTCATGCTGTCGTTTCTTGGATGATAATCAAATCGTTACCAGCTCTGGCGACACCACTTG CGCTCTCTGGGACATAGAAACTGGTCAGCAGACAACTACATTTGCTGGGCACACTGGAGATGTCATGAGTTTGTCTCTTGCTCCTGATGCCCGGTGTTTTGTTTCTGGTGCCTGTGATGCCTCTGCCAAACTGTGGGATGTTAGAGAAGGAATGTGTCGGCAAACCTTCACTGGCCACGAGTCGGACATCAATGCCATCTGT TTCTTCCCCAACGGCAATGCGTTTGCCACAGGCTCGGATGATGCTACGTGCAGGCTTTTTGATCTGCGGGCTGATCAGGAACTTATGGTTTATTCACACGATAACATCATCTGTGGCATCACCTCTGTAGCATTTTCCAAGAGCGGACGTCTCCTCCTAGCTGGTTATGATGACTTCAACTGCAATGTCTGGGACACGCTGAAAGCTGATAGAGCAG GTGTCCTTGCTGGTCATGATAACCGTGTCAGTTGCTTAGGTGTGACTGATGATGGTATGGCAGTGGCAACAGGATCATGGGACAGCTTCCTCAAGATCTGGAACTGA